One window from the genome of Kaistia defluvii encodes:
- a CDS encoding DUF2950 domain-containing protein codes for MLKIALSAIAMLVAGATLLAQPAGAQQVFPTPEAASTALVDAAKAPEKGMLDKIFGPGARELIASGDEEVDKQRLSDFLDLASKGSAVTDGEDGAKVLTFGADAWPFPIPLKPSGGGWAFDLEAGRQRIADMAIGRNELVAIGACEDYVAAQNEYFRTLHDDEPVHQFARRLISTPGRHDGLYWEPESPTDRSPLGDQIAAASVRTGKDSDTPRAYHGYRYRVLTRQGPAAPGGAYDYLVKDRMLAGFALVAYPEIWGETGIMTFLCDQRGKVYQRNLGASTAAVGPKIQSFNPGPAWEPVEP; via the coding sequence ATGCTGAAAATAGCCCTGTCCGCCATCGCCATGCTGGTCGCCGGAGCCACCCTCCTCGCCCAGCCGGCCGGCGCCCAACAGGTCTTCCCCACGCCCGAGGCGGCGTCGACAGCGCTCGTCGACGCGGCGAAGGCGCCGGAAAAGGGCATGCTGGACAAGATTTTCGGCCCCGGCGCGCGGGAGCTGATCGCCTCCGGCGACGAGGAAGTCGACAAGCAGCGGCTTTCCGATTTCCTCGATCTCGCCAGCAAGGGCAGCGCCGTCACGGATGGCGAGGACGGCGCCAAGGTGCTGACCTTCGGCGCCGATGCCTGGCCGTTTCCCATTCCGCTCAAACCCTCCGGCGGGGGCTGGGCCTTCGATCTGGAGGCGGGCCGGCAGAGGATCGCCGACATGGCGATCGGCCGGAACGAACTCGTGGCGATCGGCGCCTGCGAGGATTATGTCGCGGCCCAGAACGAGTATTTCCGCACCCTGCATGACGACGAGCCGGTGCATCAGTTCGCGCGCCGGCTGATCAGCACGCCCGGCCGGCATGACGGGCTCTACTGGGAACCGGAATCGCCGACCGATCGCAGCCCGCTCGGCGACCAGATCGCCGCCGCCTCGGTGCGAACGGGCAAGGATTCCGACACGCCTCGCGCTTATCACGGCTATCGCTATCGGGTGCTGACGCGCCAGGGTCCGGCGGCGCCGGGCGGCGCCTATGATTATCTCGTCAAGGACCGGATGCTGGCCGGCTTCGCGCTCGTCGCCTATCCGGAGATTTGGGGCGAGACCGGCATCATGACCTTCCTGTGTGACCAGCGCGGCAAGGTCTACCAGCGCAATCTCGGCGCCTCGACCGCCGCGGTCGGTCCAAAAATCCAGAGCTTCAATCCCGGCCCGGCCTGGGAGCCGGTCGAGCCCTGA
- a CDS encoding DUF3300 domain-containing protein produces MTASSQGTRRPAIGVVLLATAALITSSIAARAQDAPAPRMQPPAASPAEAAASAPTQAAPDDVFTQDELRKLLAPFALYPDALLAQLLPACAYPVDIVQAARWLAKNKAAVAKNDFSGVDTQNWDPTVKALVRFPDIIERLNDDLDMTTDLGDAFVNQPDDVAAMIQDLRREAQKAGSLKTTEQQKVVVQDQGGTNYVTIEPATPGVIYVPTYDPQTVYYESGDTVAAGLIGFGVGVAVGIAIDNVWDWGRGWVYPPRWPGYPGYRPGGGNNINIGNDIDIGGGTRPWRPDGDRYRPGQGTKPGLGNRPGGPNAGNRPGAGNRPGADRPNAGNRPEAGNRPSAGNRPDMGNRPDAGNRPNAGNRPDRPAGANKAQRPASGGKAAAKKPAKDTAFSSAKMGGKGSKAVSNRGASSRQSVARPSSPRPQVNRGGGRPPQMYRGGGGRPQMQRGGGGGGRQMHRGGGGGGRGRR; encoded by the coding sequence ATGACAGCTTCATCCCAAGGTACACGCCGGCCGGCCATCGGCGTTGTCTTGCTCGCGACGGCCGCGCTCATCACCAGTTCTATCGCGGCACGGGCGCAGGACGCCCCGGCCCCGCGGATGCAGCCTCCGGCGGCATCGCCGGCCGAAGCGGCCGCCTCCGCCCCGACCCAGGCTGCGCCGGACGACGTCTTCACCCAGGACGAGCTGCGCAAGCTGCTCGCGCCCTTCGCGCTCTATCCCGATGCGCTGCTGGCGCAATTGCTGCCGGCCTGCGCCTATCCCGTTGACATTGTCCAGGCGGCGCGCTGGCTGGCCAAGAACAAGGCCGCTGTCGCCAAGAACGATTTCTCCGGCGTCGATACGCAAAACTGGGACCCGACCGTCAAGGCCCTGGTGCGCTTCCCCGACATCATCGAGCGGCTCAACGACGACCTCGACATGACGACCGACCTGGGCGATGCCTTCGTCAACCAGCCCGACGACGTCGCCGCGATGATCCAGGACCTGCGCCGCGAAGCGCAGAAGGCCGGGTCGCTCAAGACCACCGAGCAGCAGAAGGTCGTCGTGCAGGACCAGGGCGGCACCAATTACGTCACCATCGAGCCGGCGACGCCTGGCGTCATCTATGTGCCGACCTATGATCCGCAGACGGTCTATTACGAAAGCGGCGACACGGTCGCGGCCGGGCTGATCGGCTTTGGGGTCGGCGTCGCGGTCGGCATCGCCATCGACAACGTCTGGGACTGGGGCCGCGGCTGGGTCTACCCGCCGCGCTGGCCGGGCTATCCCGGCTACCGGCCGGGCGGCGGAAACAACATCAACATCGGCAACGACATCGATATAGGCGGCGGCACGCGGCCCTGGCGGCCGGACGGCGACCGTTATCGACCCGGCCAGGGCACCAAGCCGGGCCTGGGCAACCGGCCGGGCGGCCCCAATGCCGGCAATCGCCCCGGCGCTGGCAACCGGCCCGGCGCGGATCGCCCGAACGCCGGCAACCGGCCGGAGGCAGGCAACCGCCCCTCCGCCGGCAACCGTCCCGACATGGGCAACCGGCCTGACGCGGGCAACCGGCCCAATGCCGGCAACCGGCCTGATCGGCCCGCTGGCGCCAACAAGGCGCAGCGACCGGCTTCCGGCGGCAAGGCGGCGGCCAAGAAGCCGGCCAAGGACACCGCCTTCAGCAGCGCGAAAATGGGCGGCAAAGGATCCAAGGCGGTCTCGAACCGTGGAGCCTCCAGCCGGCAGTCGGTCGCCCGACCCTCCTCGCCCCGCCCGCAGGTCAACCGCGGCGGCGGCCGGCCACCGCAGATGTATCGCGGCGGGGGCGGACGACCGCAGATGCAGCGCGGCGGCGGCGGTGGCGGTCGGCAGATGCATCGTGGCGGTGGTGGTGGCGGACGCGGTCGGCGCTGA
- a CDS encoding efflux RND transporter permease subunit — translation MADFFIDRPIFAWVLAIAVMLAGLLGIYTLPIAQYPEIAPTTVRISATYPGASAETIENSVTKIIEQGMTGLENLDYMSASSTASGQASVQLTFSSGVDPDIAQVQVQNKLQLVQSQLPDAVVAQGITVTKSTSSILMVGGLVSTDGSQSSEDLGDYFSSRFEDSIKRVSGVGDVNVFGSGYAMRIWLDPIKLSKYQMIPSDVVAAIAAQNKQVSAGQLGALPSIDGQQLNVTITAQSQLQTPEQFRDIILKTTTDGSIVHLSDVARVEIGSESYTTSSRFDGKNAAGFGINLATGANAIDTAAGVAEVIAKLSAGLPPNIEVVTAYDTTPFVKLSIEKVVETLIEAVVLVFIVMFVFLQSFSATLIPTIAVPVVLLGTFAVLSFAGYSINTLTMFAMVLAIGLLVDDAIVVVENVERVMAEEGLSPREATKKSMHEITGALIGIALVLSAVFVPMAFFSGSVGVIYRQFAVTIVAAMVLSVFVALVLTPALCATMLKPSSGHGERKGLFGWFNRTFDRNADRYQRGVGGIIRRPIRFFIIYLLMCAGVAFLFNRLPTSFLPEEDQGVLMTSIQLPVGATRARTLEVVKQVEDHFLTQEKDSVDSVFSALGFGFNGNGQNAAMAFIKLKDFDQRTRADQSASAIAGRAMAAFSKIRDAQVFALSPPALPNLGNSNGFEMYLQDSAGAGPEKLAAARDQLLAMARENPLVSGVRQGGQEDQAEFRINIDQAKARALGIDLGDINDTISVGFAGSYVNDFIDRGKVKPVYLQADAPFRMQPDNLDDWFVRNASGEMVPFSSFVSTDWTYGSPKLDRYNGISAVSIQGSAGAGVSSGTAMDEMLAMVAKLPDGFTASWTGLSYQEQLSGNQAPALYAISILVVFLCLAALYESWSIPFSVMLSVPIGVLGALIAAKLFGQSNDVYFKVGLLTTIGLAAKNAILIVEFAKDQQAAGKGLVEATLDAARMRLRPILMTSLAFIFGILPLAIATGAGSGAQNAVGTGVMGGMIAATAIGIFFVPLFYVGVRRLGSWRMSRKTSAPAEKPV, via the coding sequence CGCCACCTATCCCGGCGCCAGCGCCGAGACGATCGAGAACTCGGTGACCAAGATCATCGAGCAGGGCATGACCGGGCTTGAGAATCTCGACTACATGTCGGCCTCCAGCACCGCCTCCGGGCAGGCATCGGTCCAGCTCACCTTCTCCAGCGGCGTCGATCCCGACATCGCCCAGGTGCAGGTGCAGAACAAGCTGCAACTGGTGCAGTCGCAATTGCCCGATGCCGTGGTGGCGCAGGGCATAACGGTGACGAAGTCGACCTCGAGCATCCTGATGGTCGGCGGCCTGGTCTCGACCGATGGCAGCCAGTCGTCCGAGGATCTCGGCGACTATTTCTCCAGCCGGTTCGAGGATTCGATCAAGCGCGTCAGCGGCGTCGGCGACGTCAACGTCTTCGGCTCCGGCTATGCGATGCGGATCTGGCTCGATCCGATCAAGCTGTCCAAGTACCAGATGATTCCGAGCGACGTGGTCGCCGCGATCGCCGCGCAGAACAAGCAGGTTTCCGCCGGCCAACTCGGCGCGCTGCCCAGCATTGATGGCCAGCAGCTCAACGTCACTATCACGGCGCAGAGCCAGTTGCAGACGCCCGAGCAGTTCCGCGACATCATCCTGAAGACGACGACCGATGGCTCGATCGTCCATCTGAGCGATGTCGCGCGGGTCGAGATCGGCTCGGAAAGCTACACCACCAGTTCGCGCTTCGACGGCAAGAACGCCGCCGGCTTCGGCATCAACCTCGCCACCGGCGCCAATGCGATCGATACGGCCGCCGGCGTCGCCGAGGTGATCGCCAAGCTTTCGGCCGGCCTGCCGCCGAACATCGAGGTGGTGACGGCCTATGACACCACGCCCTTCGTCAAGCTTTCGATCGAGAAGGTGGTCGAGACGCTGATCGAGGCGGTGGTGCTCGTCTTCATCGTCATGTTCGTGTTCCTGCAGAGCTTCAGCGCCACGCTGATCCCGACGATCGCCGTGCCGGTGGTGCTGCTCGGCACCTTCGCCGTGCTGTCCTTCGCGGGTTATTCGATCAACACCTTGACCATGTTCGCCATGGTGCTGGCGATCGGCCTGCTCGTCGACGACGCCATCGTCGTGGTCGAGAATGTCGAGCGCGTGATGGCGGAAGAGGGCCTTTCGCCGCGCGAGGCGACCAAGAAATCCATGCACGAGATCACCGGCGCGCTGATCGGCATCGCGCTGGTGCTTTCGGCCGTGTTCGTGCCGATGGCCTTCTTCAGTGGCTCGGTCGGCGTGATCTATCGCCAGTTCGCGGTGACGATCGTCGCGGCGATGGTGCTCTCGGTCTTCGTCGCCCTGGTGCTGACGCCGGCGCTCTGCGCCACCATGCTGAAGCCCTCCAGCGGCCATGGCGAGCGCAAGGGCCTGTTCGGCTGGTTCAACCGGACCTTCGACCGGAATGCCGACCGCTACCAGCGTGGCGTCGGCGGGATCATCCGCCGGCCGATCCGCTTCTTCATCATCTACCTGCTGATGTGCGCCGGCGTCGCCTTCCTGTTCAACAGGTTGCCGACCTCCTTCCTGCCGGAAGAGGACCAGGGCGTGCTGATGACGTCGATCCAGCTTCCGGTCGGGGCCACCCGCGCCCGGACGCTGGAAGTTGTGAAGCAGGTCGAGGACCATTTCCTGACGCAGGAGAAGGATTCCGTCGACAGCGTGTTCTCCGCCCTCGGCTTCGGCTTCAACGGCAATGGCCAGAACGCGGCCATGGCCTTCATCAAGCTGAAGGATTTCGACCAGCGTACCCGTGCCGACCAGTCCGCCTCGGCGATTGCCGGACGGGCGATGGCGGCCTTTTCGAAAATCCGCGACGCGCAGGTTTTCGCCCTGTCGCCGCCGGCCTTGCCCAATCTCGGCAATTCCAACGGCTTCGAGATGTATCTGCAGGATTCGGCCGGGGCCGGTCCGGAGAAACTGGCCGCAGCGCGCGACCAGCTTCTGGCGATGGCGCGCGAGAATCCGCTGGTCAGCGGCGTCCGCCAGGGCGGCCAGGAGGACCAGGCCGAATTCCGCATCAACATCGACCAGGCCAAGGCCCGGGCGCTCGGCATCGATCTCGGCGATATCAACGACACGATCTCGGTCGGCTTCGCCGGCAGCTATGTCAACGACTTCATCGATCGCGGCAAGGTCAAGCCGGTCTATCTCCAGGCCGACGCGCCCTTCCGCATGCAGCCGGACAATCTGGACGACTGGTTCGTGCGCAATGCCAGCGGCGAGATGGTCCCGTTTTCCAGCTTCGTCTCGACGGACTGGACCTATGGCTCGCCCAAGCTCGATCGCTATAACGGCATCTCGGCGGTGAGCATCCAGGGTTCGGCCGGGGCGGGTGTCAGCTCGGGCACGGCCATGGACGAGATGCTGGCCATGGTCGCCAAGCTGCCGGATGGCTTCACCGCCTCGTGGACGGGGCTTTCCTACCAGGAGCAGCTTTCCGGCAACCAGGCGCCGGCGCTCTATGCGATCTCGATCCTCGTCGTCTTCCTCTGCCTGGCGGCGCTGTATGAGAGCTGGTCGATCCCGTTCTCGGTCATGCTTTCCGTTCCGATCGGCGTGCTCGGCGCGCTGATCGCCGCCAAACTGTTCGGCCAGTCGAACGACGTCTACTTCAAGGTCGGCCTGCTGACGACGATCGGCCTCGCGGCGAAAAACGCGATCCTGATCGTCGAATTCGCCAAGGACCAGCAGGCGGCTGGCAAGGGGCTGGTCGAAGCGACGCTCGACGCCGCGCGGATGCGGCTTCGGCCGATCCTGATGACGTCGCTGGCCTTCATCTTCGGCATCCTGCCGCTGGCGATCGCCACTGGCGCCGGCTCGGGCGCGCAGAACGCGGTCGGCACCGGCGTGATGGGCGGCATGATCGCGGCAACAGCGATCGGTATCTTCTTCGTGCCGCTGTTCTATGTCGGCGTGCGCCGCCTCGGCTCCTGGCGGATGTCGCGCAAGACCTCCGCGCCGGCCGAAAAGCCGGTCTAG